From the genome of Gorilla gorilla gorilla isolate KB3781 chromosome 4, NHGRI_mGorGor1-v2.1_pri, whole genome shotgun sequence:
GTGCCATGTCATGAGAACACACAAGCAGCCTTATGAAGAAGTCCAAGTGGTAAGGAAATAAGTCCTCTTGCCAATAGCCAGTACCAGCCTCCCAGCATGTGAGTGAGCTATCCCAGGCTTCGGCCCCagccaagccttcagatgactgcagatGCAGTGACATCTTGACTGCACCATCATGAGAGACCCTAAACCAGAATCATCCACCCAAATCAGTCAATTCCTGATCTGCCAGAccatgtgagataataaatatgtattgatacCTTAAGCCACtatgtgtttattaatttattatacaacaataaataattatgttCTCCGTATTTGAATGTATCTGTTGAATACTCAGGAATCTGTGATTTTAAAAGGCAAAGCCATGAACTTTGATAATAGTTAATTTTAGATTCCTGAATCATATGGGAATTAAGCCACAATGATCTATTATCCTAATGAGGAAAATAAGCATggtttttctttctcactcttgAGTAATAAACTACTTCATCTTGATCCGGGTTTATTGAGTCTGTCTGTAGTCATAAAACAGCTTCCACTGTTACCCCGGAGATCCCCTTTTGTAATGTAGTAATTCTTGGCCACAGCAAAGCTACATGATGAGTTTAGTATTGTTTTACATTTCCTCATATTCTCTACTGTTTCAgtactacatttattttattgtaccatgtaattattttcattaatgtttAAACTTTCAGTGACGTGTGCTTCTAATCCTGTCGTGCTCTTACACACAGCTTAGACAAAGCCTATTTATTTGGCCTCTATAATTTATCCTTTAATCTTCATTTATAGATCAGTTGGTTCATCTTCTTTCCTGGTTATTCCAGTTCTTTGAACTCATTCCAACTCTATCAGGAGAAAAGGAGTTCCCTACTGAGAAATGTAGTTTGACCACAACTTTATCTCAGCAATGCACTGAATACTCATTTGTAATAGATTTCACTTATTTTGCAAGGCAAAGCAACTCCTaagaataagaaatatttgtatttttttttaaaaagtattacctCTTGTGAAAATGTGCTTCAGTAAAACATGATTGGGCTACCAAATGTTCGAGTTATTGAAAGGGTAGCTCCCACCTAGAACTGAAAATTGCTATTTATGTGCCAGcgaaaaatcaaaagtaaaaggtaaacaaaaataaTCAGTTCCCTATGACTACAAGTTTTAATTTTATGGTATCTGTTCTATGGAAGATTTCCTCCAAACATTTACTTCAAAGCtattttccacaaaaaaaaaatttcttctagtatttttgtcAAAGATTCTAAGCACGTGGCTTATCAGTATATATTACCTTTGCATTGCTCCACAAACACATATTTTGTTCAGGCAATTtacatcattttgttttattcgAAATAGTATGGCTTCATAGCAAAGTGATTTGGAATTCAGGAGCCCTGAGCTTTCATATcttcattctgtttttgttttgtctttggggGGTTTTGGAGGTAAATTGTTATTTTATACTGGAAAACAAATATACAACTTGGAATGGATTTGAGGCAAATTCTGCCATAAGCAGATTTTCTTTAAGTGcctaaacaaagtttaaaaagcaagtaACAATACAGCAAAATGTTTCTGGTATAGGACcagtaatatatataaaaaaagtgtATGAGTACCTGGGTAATACACCCCTTTTGCAATAGTGCAAGTTTTAGGTACATATTGTTGACTGTCAATTGTGTACATAGTTACAACTCCACACTTCAACAACATGCTGCAGTTtctaaagaaaactaaaaaaaaaggcaCAACCCAGATGTTTCCCCTTTGGCCAACTCCATCTAAGTTTAGCTGTGCAGAAGGGCTTAGATATATCTAGAGTAAGCCACATGTAACATGTTACTTGatcaattttctaaaataagtttTCAGAACAATGACAACAATGACAAGTAAGAtaagagaagaaaacatggagGAACGGAGTCCTAGTTACTATGCATGCATTTTTTTGACAGTAGGAAGAAACCTTTTAGAGATAaattataaacaaagaaaaaggaaaataaacaattttgtACAAGAAATGTAACATATTCTGTATAAGGTCTTCACTTCGCTGTCATCATTTGTACAAACTCTTCCTAGTTTACCTGACCATCACCATCAATACCTGTTTCCCTGATCATTTCATCAACTTTGTCATCTGTTAGCTTCTCTCTGGGGTTTGTCATCACATGGCAAAGTTCTGCTGCACTGATATAGCCATTGCCATCCTTATCAAACACAAGGAATGCTTCTctaatttcttcttcactttgtgtgtctttcatttttcttgccaTCATTGTCAGAAATTCAGGAGAGTCCGTTCTATTACCATCAGCATCTACTTCATTAATCATGTCTGGTAACCCTGCTTTCGTGGGATTCTACCCAAGAGACCTCATTATCGTTTCCAATTCCTTTGTTGTTATAGTTCCATCATTGTCTCTGTCAAATAGGGAAAAAGCTTCTATGAATTCTGGAATCTCCTCTTCAGTCAGTTTGGTCTGCTATGCTGCAAGTCCTACCGGTTTCTGAGACGTGACCACACAACCACTCCCATATCTTCATTCTCACCAATGAAATCTCTACCCTGCGGCATGTCATTTGCCTTCTGTTCTCTTCAACGTGTTCATAACTAAAATGGAAATGTACCCACTCTTCCTTTCTCAAGGAAATACTGTTGGGAAAATGTAAGACATCTTATctacaaataaatattctttaaaaaatataaatacagtatACTGTAAAGtacatttataacatatataaatatactttaaatataatgaCAGTTTTCTAATAGTCTAAAATAAGTCAATGATATTGAAATAAAATCCAGTTATATACAAAGGTCACTTACATTACAATAGAGATAGTTGAGATTAGAATATTAGGAGAAAATAAAGATTAACACACATGTTCAGGTAGATTAACCTTCATGTTCTCATGGTGGATATTTATTAGGCTATAATACTAGGCTGAAGTATCTCAAATTCATATCCTTTTACACAAGAGCATAATTTTATATAACAAGATGAATACAAGAGGTTAAAATAACATGTCTTTGTCATGGTGAGCATTCCACTTCAAAGTTATAAATCTGCATCCATCCTAAGAACATGGTTCCTTAGCTCAGAGAATTCTCCCTGACACTTCGGCATGCTAAACTGAGTCAGTGTTTTCAGGGTGACCTGTGAGACACACAGGCAGCAAGTGAAATAACTGCCATTCCGAACTCACAAGCCTTCTAGAAAATGTGTTGTATTCTCTGAGCTCAATGTCTCCTATTTAAAGATAGTACAGGCAAAATAGATTTTTGGTCTCATAATCACATGAGATAACACATGTAAATCTTTACACATCGTGTCTAGAACAGAATAAGTCTCAATACATAATGCTAGTAAGAATCATTGATTTTCTCATGTAAAGAC
Proteins encoded in this window:
- the LOC101140627 gene encoding calmodulin-2-like, with product MINEVDADGNRTDSPEFLTMMARKMKDTQSEEEIREAFLVFDKDGNGYISAAELCHVMTNPREKLTDDKVDEMIRETGIDGDGQVN